GTATTAGTGAAACTTTCAGCTGGGATATAATCATTTAGTCAGTACACTATTGCACGTAAGAATTTGTACAAAACTTTAGCCTGACAAGACTGTACATGTACATGATTAAGCATTTGAAAACAAACACACACACGGTCTCTGCAGTCAGGACTGGCACCGCCCAAAAGGCCAAAACATGGCCTGCCTAACCTGATCGCCCACCTAAGATTCTTGAGTCAGTCACTAATAAAGGTCCCACCAGAATGCTAAACAATACAGACAGCCCCATCTTCTCCACGTGATGCACTTTCCTAAAGCACCCGCAAAAGCAACAAGTTTGAAATGGCTGCTTGTTCCCTGATGGGCAATTGGAGAAGCTACACCAGATGCGCACCAAGTATACAGATCAAGCAGGAAAGACGATTACAAGATCCAAAAGATTGAAATGGCAATGCAAGCATTTGAATTTAGAATGATTGGAACCTAAAGGGAAAGCCGCATCTGTAAAGATGCCTAACTTGTCGGTGGCGAACACCTATTGATGAATCCTCATTTGGAAGTATCCTGTAGGCATCCCCCTTAAACCATATAACAAGTTTCCAGGCCTACATCAAGGATCTCATGCCAATTCCCTTTGCTTGAAGATAGCTACTTGGTGCATGCAAGAAACTATAAGCGATTCGCTAAAGAAATAGAAGTAACACCAAAGGATGACGATCATGCATGCCTATGTTTCATATATGCAACCCAAGTCAGGGCCTGTTAAGCTAGAATGATGCTTCACTCCACAGGCCCTAGCCATATATCTGCAGTGTATGGGATTAAGCTGCATGTGGTCCAATCTAGAAAGCAACAAGAACCTATAAAAATCAATTTGGCACAAGACCCTTGCATACTTAAGAACCTTGCAGCAAACCAAAGCAAGAATCAACTGGAAACGGCAATCATCCTCAACCAATTTATTCAATGCACAAGCTTGTAGTCAGCCTTCTACATTGGGACAGTATTTATTTTCAAGACAACTGACACCAGAATACCCCTAGTTTCTTAGATTTTTTCAGTTTTACTCTGGTAACAAGTACCCTGTAAAAAACTGGGAATTGCCCTGTGCCAGCTAGCAACTGATTTGCAGCTGTAGCATCTCATCACATACTGCAAGCAACGTGTGCATACAGATCTAATCAGAGCAGCCGCAGCAAAGCCTAGAAAAATTGAGACGTGTCCAAGGCCTGAGCACATGGGATGCCAGCACTGGACCCATGATGGGAGAACAATGTTGTAATCTACTAATCCATTGACAACAAGATGCCATCATGGAGATGGGAGAAGAAAAGTTGGAAACGAAAGCAACCCCTTTCCAGAGAGACCGGTCCAGTCCAGTGTGCGTGACTACACCCCTGATAATTCAGCGTGAACCAAACAAAACAATCCAGCTGAGATGGAGGACCAGCCTCCATCAGCAGTACGTGAACAAAAGTCTATCGGCATGGCTTGTTTGAGTGACACGAGCAAAGGATATACCGATGATCCATCAACAAGGAACACTAGGTAGCAGAGAAGCAAAAGCATCACGCAAATAATATGTGCAAGATCTATTGCTACTTGCTGTGACATTTCTGTGTCAGGAAAAAGTTGGGTTTGCTTTCAACGGTCTGAAACGGTCGCATGCCACGGGAGAGGAGAATAGGATATTAGCCACTGCCACTGGTTTTCGTAAAAAAAAATGCTATCTTTGACACTACTAATGTGAACCTCTGAACTCCTGAAGACATCCTCGAATTGGAAAACGCGGCGTTTTGACACGGCTACTGAAACCGCGTCCCATTTCCCCCTTTTATTTGCTATTCTTTTCAGAGGCATAGTCAATTTTTGGCACCGGGTTAAGTTTGTGACTCTTGCAAGTAAATTGATTGCAGATTTCAATAACAATTCCCCCCCAATTCCAATTCCAACGAGATTGGCAAAGTAAAGCACTCAGATTTGGGGACAAAATTAAATTTTTATAAGAGCAGAGATAGAGAGATCAACTGACCGATCCTTGGCGGAGGAGTCCGATGTCGTATTTGGGGGTGAAATCCGTGTTGAAGATGCCGAAGTTCCTCTCCGCAATCGGCCCGGGCTTCTGATTCTCGTCGAACAGGGAGAAGATGTAGGTCTCGAATGTCCTCCCCGGCATGGCCGGCGTCCCCTTGCCGCCGCTGCAGACGCGAATCATGCCAGCGTTGAAGTCCCTGGCCTCCTCCGGCCCGACGCCGACCTGGCCAGCCTCGGCCTGCGTGGGCCAgcccgcctcgccgacggcgatCTGCACGTCGCCGTATCCGAGCTTCTTCATGGCGGTGTAGATGGCGTCCATCTGGGCGTCGAACatgctggtgtagttgagcttGGTGGCGGGGTCGTAGATGCCGGCGTTGGGGCGGAAGATGGCGTAGTTGAGGTTCTGCGCGTTGTAGCTGAAGTAGGGGTAGGCGTTCACCATGAGCGGCGACCCGGTGTCCTTGTGGAACTTGAGCATGGGCGCGAGGACCTTGTTGTCGAATCCGGGGCGGAACCGGGCGTTGGAGGGGATCCCGTCGGAGGGCGCGAGGATGCCGAGGTAGTGCGGCGTGGTGACGCGCACCTGGGGCAGCTTCTCGAGCTGCAGGGCCTGGCTGAGGCGGCGCATGGCGGGGAGGAGCGCGACGACGAGGtcggggacgacgacggggcCGAGGATCTCGTtcccggcgaggaggagcgtgaCGTTGGCGCCGTTGGCGACGTGGGCGGCGAGGTTGTCGCGGACCCAGCCCCGGGCGGCGTCGAGGCCCGTGGCCTTGTCGGCGAAGGAAGGGAGCGCGGAGTTGGGGATGGAGACGGCGATGGAGATGGAGGGGGCGTTGGCGGCGAAGGCGTCGAGGAAGGCCGGGTTGGCGTCGAAGAGCTTCACGCGGTTGATGGTGGTCTTGGTGGCGAGGAAGGTGGCCACGGCGGCCGGGGAGGGGAGGTTGTCGGCGTTGGCGCCGTAGTTCACGCCGATGGGGAACGACGGGAGGccgccgccctgcgccgccgcgccatgggaggcggcggcggcgagcaggaggtggaggaggagcgggagcatCGGGAGGGGAGTGGATTTGGAAGGGAGTGGATTGATTGGCAACTCAACCAGCCGTTGCTTGCAGGTGTCTTTTTGAAACCTCTGGGAGGGAGGGCTCGAGGAGGACAGGACGGCGCCTTCCTATTTTTAATGGCGCCATATCCCTGTAATTATGGCGACCTGGCGGTTTCCAGGGCGCTTCCACTGcacctcttttcttttctttttgcatttttttattcatttttattACAGTCTCGATACTacaactattttttttcaaaaaattttgGTCTTGTAGCACCCAAAAGATAACCACTCTACCCATAAAAACATAGACTCCTCAAGTGCATTTTTAGTTCATAAACTTGTTTCCACAAGTGTACTATGCATCTTCTCTTGCAGCCCTctcatcttcctctctccctctagcatttcatcgaacatgtGGTGGCGGCACGGAGCTCTTTATCTGCTTCACATCCCGCCCCTCCGCCGCATCCGCTGACGCTCCATCCTCCCTCCAACACCCTCGTCTCCTCAACTAGCACAATGACGGCTCCCTTcccatcatcgtcctcctcctcctcctcctagatcGCACAGGCGCAAGAGCTGAATGTCTTGAGCGCCTCGCAGATGTTGATTAGGATTTGGTACACCCAACCCTGGTTCTACTATATGCTTTGGTGGAATTAACATAACGGGTGGAATTGGTGCCAAGTGAGAAAAAGAGAGACAAAATGCAATGTTACATGTGTGAGCCGCGCGAAATGTAATTAGTGGTGTTTGCGATTTGAAGATTTTATTCTGGTTtgaattattattattattattccaAGCCCTTTTGAAAAGAGGAGCAAAAGTTTTGCAGGACGAAAAAATGCAAGGAATTTGTTCCATGTGCCCCAACGTGCATGAAAGGTGCCCATACTGGTTTGTTGTGGTGGACGCGTGAGCTGTGAGAGAAATAAAGTTTGATAGGAAATCAATGAGAAATGGGGAGAAATATAACGTGTGGTGGTGTTTTTTAAAGTCGCcgggtttttttcttttgttaagtAACGGTTCATGCATATTTTACTTCCACATCCCATTTCTACTTTGTCAAAAGAGAGGCAaagtttttatttaaaaaaaacagagacaCAAAAGTTTCTGACAAAAGAATGCAAGTGAGTTGCTCATGCAAGATACTTGTAATGTCGGTAAGTGAGGACAAAATAAAACGTACTGGGGCAACGAGGAGAATGCATCGTTGCTTTGGCAAATTCAAATGTTTCCCGGAAAATATGGAACGACCCTCTTTTGAGAAAGGTGCAAAGGAAAAGGCACTTTTTTAGGGGGggatttggtttggtttggtttggtttgctCCAAAAATAATTGGATAGTGTGCATCTCGAGGAGCCTTGTAATATAACACAAGGCATAAATCCTTTTGGCAAGCAATTATCGTAAAGAAATAGTATAGGGCATAACACATGCGAGAACTTTGAGctggaagaatttttttttttaggaaaaaggaGGGTCCCAACTCCCAAGCAGCCAGGCGAAAAAAGACAAGAAAAGGTGGTGGAGCCAATAATCCTACAAGAGTGTAACCACTCTTGAGTTGTGTGACCCGTGAGGGCGTGTTCGTTCACGTGTGGCGTGAATTGTGTACGATGTCTGCTAGGTGATGCTCTCTTCCTGCCTGCTGCTTTCGTTGACCTCTTGGTTGAGTCAGAATTTGGGAGCTGCCGCGTGGGGTGCGTAGCGGGGTCCGCCCGACCGACAAGGCGCACGCGTAGCAAGGACTCGTTGCCGAGGATGAAAGGAGGCAACAGCAAGGCGCCTTAACAACAGCGTCTAGTAACAAAACAGAGTGGCAGCGCGTAGGCTTGGCGTCCCTGCTTCGTCCATCCACATCCTGCCCGCACACATGCCCTCCTTGCTACGCTACTGGTGGATCATAATCGCGCGGCAGCCAGCCAATAGCAACACATGAATTCAAATGCCAAATCAACTTCAAACACCAAATAGCTAGGGTCATCACAACTCAAGTCCCTTAACaacaaaagtaccaacaccagtacTACTTGGTAACCGTCTCTTGCCAATACCCAGCCTTTCAAACCTTCCATCCTTCTTGCCGCTCGTCGTACCTTTCAATCTTCTCCACGTCAAAACATAACAAGCTTCTACCAGCTAACCTTCAACCAACATCACACAGATGAAGCGACACACTTTCGACCGCCACTTTCTATCGGCGGCACATCAAACCCGTTTCACATTAGCCGCTACTGGCAGGCGATGCCGACCTGGACCGTGACCCTGGAGGCGACACCGATGGGCGGGGCGACCTGCGGCGACCACCACGgggctcctcgtcctcctctgcTGCTGCGACTGGAGACTTCCTCCTCCTGTCAGACATTTACAATGTTACTACCGCCGTGCATAAACAAATGCCAAAACGAATCACACTCATATGGACCACCATGTAAATAATCACCTATTTTAACCAAACATACAAGGTAAAACTGATCCAGATCAATAATTGTGACCCTAGATTAACCCATAACCTTACTTCAGTTACATGACTCAATATGTAGAGTTAAGACTTAAAACAGCTCAGAGTTTAGGGTTCACAAACATGTTGGTTCATATGATTGTCATTCTTTTTGGCATTCAGCAGCAGAGAAGGAACAGAACTTACTCATCATGACCATTGTCTGCACCACGACGATCATTCCTATCCTCAGGTGTATATGATCTCCGCTTCTTATCACCATCATGTTCTTTAGGCTGCTTCGATGTCCTTCTGTGCTCTTCCTTAGCCCGTGCTGGGGAAGCAGAGTAATCATCACGCCTTCTGGGGGCTGGAGAGTATGACCTGCAGCGTATGTAGCATCATTTTCGTCAACCTTATTGCACAGGAAACCATGGTCAAAAACATCATAGAAAAACTAGTTAGTTGACGTACCGGGATCTAGCACGGCCACGGGGGCGCGGAGAGCGTGAACGTGAGTATGAACGAGAACGAGACCGACCTGCACCAGACATAGCAACTTGTCAGCAGAGGAAATCATGGTGTTC
This genomic window from Setaria viridis chromosome 8, Setaria_viridis_v4.0, whole genome shotgun sequence contains:
- the LOC117833332 gene encoding glucan endo-1,3-beta-glucosidase, with the protein product MLPLLLHLLLAAAASHGAAAQGGGLPSFPIGVNYGANADNLPSPAAVATFLATKTTINRVKLFDANPAFLDAFAANAPSISIAVSIPNSALPSFADKATGLDAARGWVRDNLAAHVANGANVTLLLAGNEILGPVVVPDLVVALLPAMRRLSQALQLEKLPQVRVTTPHYLGILAPSDGIPSNARFRPGFDNKVLAPMLKFHKDTGSPLMVNAYPYFSYNAQNLNYAIFRPNAGIYDPATKLNYTSMFDAQMDAIYTAMKKLGYGDVQIAVGEAGWPTQAEAGQVGVGPEEARDFNAGMIRVCSGGKGTPAMPGRTFETYIFSLFDENQKPGPIAERNFGIFNTDFTPKYDIGLLRQGSSASPNPSPNPSPKPSPNPSPNPSPSGGGKWCVAKTGADVTTLQNNINYACGYVDCKPIQSGGGCFDPNNVQSHASFVMNAYYQANGRHDYDCDFKGTGMVTSSDPSYGSCKYVS